The Alosa sapidissima isolate fAloSap1 chromosome 8, fAloSap1.pri, whole genome shotgun sequence genome contains a region encoding:
- the gkap1 gene encoding G kinase-anchoring protein 1 isoform X1, whose amino-acid sequence MASAVISVPTTASRFALLQVDSDSDSDSEPGKKGGKSGKGGAGKLVGGKTNQNSDKKKEKKKRKKGQQQNEANELRNLAFKKLPQKTGAAVPTPTLQGLASELLQPGTLSGSGDQARAPEGWQQWKQRDEQLTSELYEADLEKALILSKLDFEQHKKDPVSSEQASPKAKGSGSKKEKKKKNQQGKDKCLTVSLKDFQTEANIDQLSKRAEKEESKAVNVPAHDDKFFDKLENEVSRIVQRDKRREQFSNSAGQEVNTSSEYEQDVRTEQLKFEMEKKDEEIAQLKKTISQWEVKYKEVKARNAQLLKMLQQGEMKDKAEILLQVDELLNIKEELSSQVSILHGSLEQERSKVKELQSDQPRHQGNRKAKKGLDGD is encoded by the exons ATGGCTTCAGCGGTAATTTCGGTGCCTACCACAGCCTCGCGCTTCGCTCTGCTCCAGGTTGACTCTGATTCGGACTCCGACTCAGAACCAGGAAAGAAGGGCGGAAAGAGTGGAAAGGGGGGAGCGGGGAAGTTGGTGGGTGGAAAGACAAATCAGAATTCTGAtaagaagaaggagaaaaagaaacgCAAAAAGGGCCAACAGCAGAATGAAGCTAATGAG CTCAGGAACCTTGCCTTTAAGAAACTCCCACAGAAGACTGGAGCTGCGGTGCCGACGCCAACCCTGCAGGGGCTGGCCAGTGAGCTGCTGCAGCCCGGCACTCTGAGCGGAAGTGGAGATCAAGCTCGCGCGCCGGAGGGCTGGCAGCAGTGGAAGCAGAGGGATGAGcag CTTACCAGTGAACTTTACGAAGCTGACCTGGAGAAGGCACTAATTCTCAGCAAGCTTGACTTTGAGCAGCACAAAAAG GATCCTGTGAGCTCAGAGCAGGCGTCACCCAAGGCCAAGGGCTCAGGGagcaagaaggagaagaagaagaagaaccagCAGGGCAAAGACAAGTGCCTCACTGTCTCCCTCAAGGATTTCCAGACAGAAGCCAACATTG atcagctgAGCAAACGGGCAGAGAAAGAG GAGTCCAAAGCAGTAAACGTACCTGCGCATGATGACAAGTTCTTTGACAAGTTAGAGAATGAAGTGAGCAGAATTGTCCAGAGAGACAAGCGACGGGAGCAGTTCTCTAACAGTGCCGGCCAAGAGGTCAACACGTCCTCAGAATATGAACAG GATGTGAGAACTGAACAATTGAAGTTCGAAATGGAGAAGAAAGATGAAGAGATCGCCCAGCTTAAAAAGACTATATCTCAGTGGGAG GTGAAGTATAAGGAAGTGAAGGCCAGAAATGCCCAGCTTCTCAAGATGCTCCAACAGGGCGAGA TGAAGGACAAAGCAGAAATATTACTGCAAGTAGATGAATTGCTAAACATCAAAGAAGAATTGTCATCAcag GTGTCGATATTACATGGTTCTTTAGAACAAGAACGGTCAAAAGTGAAAGAGTTGCAGTCAGACCAACCTAGGCATCAG GGCAACCGTAAGGCGAAAAAAGGCTTGGACGGCGATTAA
- the gkap1 gene encoding G kinase-anchoring protein 1 isoform X2, translating to MASAVISVPTTASRFALLQVDSDSDSDSEPGKKGGKSGKGGAGKLVGGKTNQNSDKKKEKKKRKKGQQQNEANELRNLAFKKLPQKTGAAVPTPTLQGLASELLQPGTLSGSGDQARAPEGWQQWKQRDEQLTSELYEADLEKALILSKLDFEQHKKDPVSSEQASPKAKGSGSKKEKKKKNQQGKDKCLTVSLKDFQTEANIDQLSKRAEKEESKAVNVPAHDDKFFDKLENEVSRIVQRDKRREQFSNSAGQEVNTSSEYEQDVRTEQLKFEMEKKDEEIAQLKKTISQWEVKYKEVKARNAQLLKMLQQGEMKDKAEILLQVDELLNIKEELSSQVSILHGSLEQERSKVKELQSDQPRHQMKQGGRVKISKGNRKAKKGLDGD from the exons ATGGCTTCAGCGGTAATTTCGGTGCCTACCACAGCCTCGCGCTTCGCTCTGCTCCAGGTTGACTCTGATTCGGACTCCGACTCAGAACCAGGAAAGAAGGGCGGAAAGAGTGGAAAGGGGGGAGCGGGGAAGTTGGTGGGTGGAAAGACAAATCAGAATTCTGAtaagaagaaggagaaaaagaaacgCAAAAAGGGCCAACAGCAGAATGAAGCTAATGAG CTCAGGAACCTTGCCTTTAAGAAACTCCCACAGAAGACTGGAGCTGCGGTGCCGACGCCAACCCTGCAGGGGCTGGCCAGTGAGCTGCTGCAGCCCGGCACTCTGAGCGGAAGTGGAGATCAAGCTCGCGCGCCGGAGGGCTGGCAGCAGTGGAAGCAGAGGGATGAGcag CTTACCAGTGAACTTTACGAAGCTGACCTGGAGAAGGCACTAATTCTCAGCAAGCTTGACTTTGAGCAGCACAAAAAG GATCCTGTGAGCTCAGAGCAGGCGTCACCCAAGGCCAAGGGCTCAGGGagcaagaaggagaagaagaagaagaaccagCAGGGCAAAGACAAGTGCCTCACTGTCTCCCTCAAGGATTTCCAGACAGAAGCCAACATTG atcagctgAGCAAACGGGCAGAGAAAGAG GAGTCCAAAGCAGTAAACGTACCTGCGCATGATGACAAGTTCTTTGACAAGTTAGAGAATGAAGTGAGCAGAATTGTCCAGAGAGACAAGCGACGGGAGCAGTTCTCTAACAGTGCCGGCCAAGAGGTCAACACGTCCTCAGAATATGAACAG GATGTGAGAACTGAACAATTGAAGTTCGAAATGGAGAAGAAAGATGAAGAGATCGCCCAGCTTAAAAAGACTATATCTCAGTGGGAG GTGAAGTATAAGGAAGTGAAGGCCAGAAATGCCCAGCTTCTCAAGATGCTCCAACAGGGCGAGA TGAAGGACAAAGCAGAAATATTACTGCAAGTAGATGAATTGCTAAACATCAAAGAAGAATTGTCATCAcag GTGTCGATATTACATGGTTCTTTAGAACAAGAACGGTCAAAAGTGAAAGAGTTGCAGTCAGACCAACCTAGGCATCAG ATGAAGCAGGGAGGCAGGGTGAAGATCAGCAAG GGCAACCGTAAGGCGAAAAAAGGCTTGGACGGCGATTAA